The Enhydrobacter sp. sequence TTGCCGAATAGCCGAGGCTGGTGTCGAAGAAGCCCGGCAAGCCGAAGCTGGCGAGACCCTGGAAGCCGCCGTCGAGGCCGCCGGCCGCCGACAGGATGGTGTAGCTGCGCGCCAAGCCGGCGCCCGAGAAGGAAGCTTCCGCCGTCCCGCCGAGGACCGCCGCGCCGGTGACGTTGGCGCGCGCCGCTACCGTCGTTCCCGCGATCGCGACCTGATAGGCGCTCCCGGGATTGAAGGTCAGGTTGCCGTTGACCGTGAGGTTGCCCGTGGGATTGCCGGCGGGATTGCCCGCCGGATTGCCGGGCGCCAGCACGCCGCTTACCGTCGTCGTCGGCACGATGCCGGTGCCGCCCAGCGTGCCGGCCGCATCGACGAACAGCGCACTCGAGCTGGTGAGATTGCCGTTGGCGATCAGCCGCCCGCCCAGCACGCCGGTCGTGCCGGTATAGGAAGTGGTGCCGTCGATGGTCAGGGTGCCCGTGCCGACCTTCTCGAGGTTGCGGCTGGCGTAGTCGCCGTTGGTCAGGATCGAATCGGGCGGCGTCGAGTCGTTGTCGGCGAGGCCGAAGCGCAGCACGAGCGCCGAGGGGAAGTAGGCCGTCACGTCGTACAGCAGCCACGCTCCCCTTCCCCACAGGCTGACCGCCAGCACGTCGGCGTCGGGATTGTAGACGAGCTGGTTGGCGATCGTGTTGGGCAGGCCGAAGCCGAAGGCGCGCCACGGCGAAAGCGCGCCGGTGCCGTCGCTGTCGGCCACGGCAAGCGGACCCTGCGCCCCGTTGCCGAAGCCGCCCGCCAGCAAGGCATTGACGCCGTTGCTGGAGATGAATTCGAGCGCCGTCGGCCGGCTGAGCGTGGATGGGCCGATGTCGTTGAAGGAGCCGCCGGTATCCGTCGTGCCCCATACAGCCGCGGTGTCGGCGGCATAGAAGCGCGCCATCGTGCGCGGATCGAAGACCAGGGAGGTCGGCGCGCCGCCGCCGTAGCTCGTGAGATGGTGCAGCGATCCCGGCGCGGCCGTCGCGCTGAGGAAGAGGCCGCCGGCCGAGCCCGCGAGCAGCGCGTTGACGTTGTCCTGCGTGCCGTAGGCCAGCGCGGTGACGGGGCCGATCTTCGGTCCGAGGTTGGCAAGATGCAGCGTGTCGGCCGACGCGTTCGGGTCGACGGCGGTATAGACGTAGTTCGTGCCGAACGCGATCATCGAGGGATCGATCCTGTTCAGCACGATCTTGCTGGAGAAAGGCAGGCTCTTCTCCGCCGGACGTTCCTCGCTCTCGTCGGTGAAGTCGTCGCTCGCGTAGCCCTGGACCTCGAGGGTGGTGTTGGCGACCGTGCGGCCCTGCGCGTCGACGATCCGCCGCTGCAACGGATCGAGGCCCTGCGAGCTCGTGTAGATCGCGCTCTCGCCCTGTCCGCGCAGCGTCTTGTCGTTCACCACGGCGTTGAGCCCGTCGCCTTGCCCGATGGCCTCGTACTGCGCGCTGTTGGGCGCATTCTGGAAGGCGACGCCGGTGTCCTGCGACGCCACGACCAGACGCTTGCTGATCGCGTCGTAGGCAACTGCATAGGCCTCGCGTATCGCGAGCGTGGAGTTCAGCCCTGTCCACACGCCGTTGGGGCCCGACGGATCGCTGAGCGCATAGACGCCACCGTCGCCCACCATGATCAGGCGCCCATTGGCGTCGAAGGCGAAGTTGCGCACGTCGGCATGCACGGTCGTGTTCGAGGTGAAGCTGTCGGTCATCGGCACGGTGGTCGTCGTGCCGTCGGCGTTCAGGGTGACGCGGTAGGCCGCCAGGGTGGGATTGCCGCCCTCCTTCGCATCGCCCGCGACGTAGACGATGTTGGGGTTGCTGCGGTCGATCGCGACGGCGAGGTCGGTCGAGGCCTGGCCGCCCGGATTGACGTTGGGCGCGCCGAGATTGACCCATGTGCCGGCGGCGCCGCCCGCCTTCGACAGCATCAGCGCCACCAGCCTGTTGTTGCTGTCGGGCCTGGTGACGTCGGCCGGCGCATAGACCGCCGCCACGACCGAGCCGTCGGGTCCCGCGGCCAGCCGCGCGATCTGCCCCGGGGCGAGATCCAGCCCCTTGGTCCAGCTCGCCCCGGTGTTGCTGCTGAAATAGACGCCGCGATCGGCCGTCACCGTCGAATTGACGGCGGCGTAGAAGACGTTCCGGTTGCCGGGATCGGCCGCCAGAGCCGTCACCGCCACCGTCCCTCCTCCCGAGCCGAGCGTCACCGGCTGGAAGCTGCCGCCGCCGTTGTCGCTGATGAACAGGCCGCCCGCGGCGGAAGCGGCATTGGGTTCGGCGGCGGCGGCGAGGATGGTGCTGCCGCGCACCGCGACGCCGACGATGCTCTTGCCAGCCAGCACGGCGCCGCCTGCCTCGCTCCAGGAGGCGCCGCCGTTGGTGCTGAGGAGAAGGCCGATGCGCGCGCCGCCGCGGTTCGCCAGATTGCTCGGGTCGGCGAAGGCGCCATTCGAGGTGAGGCCGGTTCCGGCGACCAGGACGTTGGGATTGCCCGGATCCATGGCGAGGCTGGCGATCGACAGCGAGCGCTGGTTGTCGCCGAGCGGCGTCCAGCTCGCCCCGCCGTCATGGGTCGCCCACACCCCGCCATTGACGGCACCGATATACAGGGTGCTCGGATCGGTCGGGCTGGCGACGATCGCCTGCACGGCGCCGGACACCGAGCCGGTCTGGCCGTCCGGCCCGTCGCCGCTTTGAACGGTGCCGGCCGGGCCGGCACTCGGCGCCGGTCCTTGCGAGACGAAGGTCTGGCCTGACGCCGCCGGTGCGACCACAAGGACGGCAAACGCGAAAGCGACTACTGAAGCGCGACTCATCGCGCCACGATAGCGCCGGCGGAATCACGGAAGAAGAAGGTGGAAACTACCAAGGCATGGTAGATTGCGACTAGCTTCGCCCCGGTGTCGTGGTGCGACACCGCACGAGCGCAGCTGGAGTTGCGCGCTCCGATGAACGCTGGAGGAAGCGCGCCGCTCCGGTGGCGCAATCTTCCTGTCTCGACGCGCCGCCCCGTCACCCGACGACGTGCTCGGTCCGGGGTGTCGCCGCCGCGAAAGATCCCTCGGCTTCGCCTCGGGATGACACACTTTCCCGTGTCATCCCGAGCGTAGCGAAGGATCCTTGACTCATCGGAGCGCGCCGCTCCAGTGGCGCAATCTTCCTGTCTCGACGCGCCGTCACCCCGCGATGTGCTCGCTCGCCACCCGGATGCGGCCGGAGCGACGGGCGGCGGCGAGCGCGTCGTGGTCGCGCTCGGTCTGCTTCAGGTACGCCATCGCGAACTTCCCGATCGCCTCGTCGAGCGCCGCGCCGCGCCCGCAATAGCCCGCGATCATCGCCGGGTCGCCCGACTTGGCGTGGGCCAGCGCCAGCGCCCAGCCGCAGAGCCCGCAATACTCGACGAAGCCGTCGAGGTCGCGGTCGTCGCCTTCGGTGAACTTGATGCCGCCCTTCATGTCGGCGAGCTGGCGGACGTAGAGGTCCTTGCCGTCGGCCTCGCCCCAGCCGAGGAAGATGTCCGGCGAGCCCTGCGTCAGGCGCTGGCCGACCACCACGCGCTGGCCCTGGTTGGCGAACGGGAAATCGTGCACGACGTACGGCGCCAGCACCGAAGCCTGCGCCTCCTTGACCTGGAGAAAGAGCGGGTCGTCGCCGTCGACGCCCTGCAGCATCACCACCCAGCAGGCCGTGCCGACGCTGCCAACACCCACCACCTTGCGCACCACGTCGACGATGCGATAGCGCGCCAGCAGCACCCGGCGGTCGAGGCCGAGCGAGGCGGCGTACGATCGCAGCACGCGGTCGAGCGCCACCCGGGCCGGCGTGCCGGCGTCGGTGTGGGTCTCGCGCACGATGAGCGGCACGTCCTCGATGATCCGCGGCTCGCCGTCGACCTGCTCGGTGAGCTTCTCCAGCACGGCGACGTGGTTCTTCTGCCGCGCCTTGTCCATGACCTGGCGGGCGACCTTGCCCGCACGGGGCGTCAGGACGTCGAGCACGGCGCGCTCGTCGATGCGTGCGTACCAGACCTGCAGATGGCCCATCCCGGCGTAGCGGCGCATCCGCCTGCGGTAGCTGCACACGGTCGCGCGGGCGGCCCGTTCGGCAGCCGGCTTGTCGCCGCCGCGGAAGCGCACGGCGACCGCGGCGCTCGCCGCCAGGCGCTTGAGATCCCATTCCCACGGTCCGGGATGGACCTCGTCGAAATCGTTGATGGCGAACACCAGGTTCCGCTCGGCCGATGCGAACACGCCGAAGTTCGAGACATGCATGTCGCCACAGGCGGCGACGGCGAGTCCGCTGGCCGGCGTGGACGCGAGATCCGCCGCCATGACCGCCGCCGAGCCGCGCAGGTAGGCGAAGGGCGATGCGAGCATGCGCGCATAGCGCACCGGCACGAGCTTCTGCACGCGCGTGCGGTTTTGCCGCTCGAGAATGTCCACGGGATCCGCCCAGTCGCCGCGCGGCTCGAACGCGGCATGGTCGGCGCGCGCGACCTTCTTGCGCAACTGCCGGCCCTGTTCCAGGCGCTCGGCCACGGAGCTGCGCGGGGCGACGAAGCTCTCCGACAGCGAGCGCGCCGAGTCCGGCGACGCCAGCCGGCTCAAGGTCTGATCCACGTGCGTGCGCAGGTCGGTGATCGTCATGTCGGGATCCCCCCGGGACGGCCGAGGATAGGGGGCGAGGCGACGGCAATCCACCGCCAGGCGCCGTCGAAGGGCAAGAAAGGGAACGAGCGTGGTGTCGCCGCCGCGAAAGATCCCTCGGCTGCGCCTCGGGATGACACACTTTCCCGTGTCATCCCGAGCACGGCGAGGGATCCTTGATTCATCGGAGCGCGCCACTCCAGTGGCGCAATCTTCCTGTCTCGACGCGCCGCCCCGTCACCCGACGACGTGACACGATCCTTTGGGTCAGCAAGCCCGTGTCATCCCGAGCGTCAGCGAGGGATCTTTCCTGCCGCGCTCACGCCGCCTTGGGCGCGGCGCGGGCGTCGGGGATGCGGTAGACGTTGAGGCCGTCGCGGATGCCGCGCAGCTTGGCCAGTTGCCGCTCGGCCGGCCATTCGGCCAGGATCGGCCGCACGTCGTCCGCCTCGAAGACGTCCTCGGAGACGAAGATCTCGTCGGCGTCGGCCAGCGCCTGCACGCGCGCGGCGACGTTCACCGTCTGGCCGAAATAGTCGAGCCGGTCGTTGAGCGTGACCACGATGGCCGGCCCCTTGTGGATGCCGATCTTGAGCACGATCTCCCGGTCGGGCCGGTCGCGGTTGAACGCCGCGATCTCGCTGCGCATCTCCAGCGCGGCGCGGACCGCGTCGGCCGGCCCGAGGAAGGCCGCCATCACCGCATCGCCGATCGTCTTGATGATGGCGCCGCGATGGCGGACCGTCACCGCCTGCAGGCGCTCGAAATGCTGGTGGACGAGGGCGAAGGCGTTGAGATCGCCGATCCGGTCGTAGAGCGCGGTCGAGCCCTTGAGGTCGGTGAACAGCAGCGTGATGTCGGTGACGCCCAGGCCCTCGCTGGCGCGGATCACCTCCGAGCGGAACAGGTCGCGGAAGGTCTGGGTCGTGAGCAGGCGCTTGCCGGTGAGGAAGGGCACGAACTGCAGCGGCTGGCCGGGGACGAAGCCGGGCGGCAGGACGGCGAGCACGAAGGTGCCGCGCGCGCGGGTCGTGTTGGTGACGGCGAAGGTCATGGCGCCCGGCGCCACCTTCGCGGTGGCGTATTGCCGGACCGGCTCGCCGAACTCGATGTCGAAGCGCTGCGGCCCGGTCGCCGGGGCGCCTTCGATCGCATAAAGAAGTGCCGCGCCGCCCTCGTGGCTGACGCCGATCACGGTGCCTTCGCTGGCATCGATCGACATCAGCGTCGTCTCGCCCGGCGGCAGGTGGCTCGCCGCGCGCGCCACCGCCTCCTGTGCCTTGACGAAGGGGGTTCCGTCGGGCAGCCGGCCGTCGCTGATGGCGCCGTACTCGAGAAAATAGTCGCGCGGCGACAGCTCCTCCGGGCGATGGAATTTGATCGGCCGCACGCTCGGCAGCACGGTGAAGGTGACGGCGACGAACTCGTCCAGCCTCGACGTGAAATCGGCCTGGCAGACGTTGCAGTGATAGTGGCTGTGGACGCCCTTCAGCTCGCGGAAGCTTTCGACGACGCACGAGCAGAGCGGGCACACCAGCAGCCAGTTCATCTCGACCAGCCGCTGGGCCGTGGCATGGAGGAAGAGATCGATGGTCTCGGTCTCGGACAGGTTGCGCTCGCGGGCGAAGGTCAGCGGATTGATGCGAAACAGCGCCTCGTCGGGCGCGCCGCGCAGATGGCTCTCCAGCTTCGACACCAGGCGCGGGCTCCAGGGGCGCACCGCCTCCAGGGCGGCCAGCCGTTCGTCGAGCAGCTTCTCGTCGAGTTGAGCGACCATCGGTTCCTCCCGCACGCAGGGCCTGCAAACACGGACGCGCCGGCAACTCGCCAGCCGCCAGTTGCGCACCATTCGGGCCGGATTGCAACGGTTCGCCCCTCTTCTCGACATGTAGGCACCACGAAAGATCCCTCGGCTCCGCCTCGGGATGACACATCTCCCCGAGCGCAGCGAGGGATCTTTTATCCCTTCCCCCCGAGGTGGCGTCGCGGCAACCGGCTGACCTATGCTCGCGGCGGAGGAGATCGCCGATGCCCAAGCTTGGATACCTGCTGCCGACGCGCGAGCGCGTGATGGAGAACCAGCCCGAGACCGGGTCGCTGCTGGCGCTCGCCGAGCGCGCCGAGGCGCTGGGCTTCGATTCGATCTGGGTGGGCGATTCGGTGACGGCGCGGCCGCGCCACGATCCCTTGACCCTGCTGGCCGCCGTCGCCGCCCGCACGCGCCGCGCCGAGCTCGGCACCGCCGTGCTGCTGCCGGCGCTGCGCAACCCGGTGCTGCTCGCCCACCAGGTGGCAACGCTAGACCGCATCGCCGAGGGCCGGCTGATCCTGGGCATCGGCATCGCCGCCGACATGCCGGCGATCCGGCGCGAGTTCGAGGCCACGGGCGTGCCGTTCGACAAGCGCGTCGGCCGCATGAACGAGGCGATGCGCCTCTGCAGGGCGCTGTGGAGCGGCAAGCCGATCGACTGGGAGGGGCTCTGGACGGTGAAGCAGGGCACGGTCGGCCCGACGCCGCACCGGCCGGGCGGACCGCCGATCTGGTTCGGCGGCGGCCTGCCGGCGGGACGCCAGCGCACCGGCCGGCTCTACGACGGCTGGTTCCCCAACCTGCCGACGCCCGAGGAATATCCGGTGCAGATGGAGGAGGTGCGCGCGGCGGCGCGCGCTGCCGGCCGCGATCCGAAGGCGATCACGGCGGCGATGTATCTCACGCTCGCCATCGACGACGACGCGGCGCGCGCCGATGCGCGCATCAACTCCTATCTCGAGCACTACTACAACGTGCCGGCCGCCGGCATGCGCGCCCGCCAGCGCGCCTTCGCCGGCCCCGCCGCGAAGGCCGCCGCCTGGATCGAGAGCTACGCCAATGCCGGCGTCGGCCACGTTATGCTGCGCTTCGCCGGCGACCACGAACGCCATCTCGAGGTCGCGTCGAGGATCAGGCGCGACCTCGGCTGGTGACGCTTCGCTGGCCAATCATCGTTGGATCTCACTTCAAGCCGTCGGCTCGTCAGCACCCAAAGCGGACGTAGCTTATGCTGGCAAAGTGGGCGCGCGCCGGCAACTCACGCAGTCTCCTTTTGGCGCCGGCGACCATGAGCGGCTCCTCGACGTCGCGCGAAGATCAAGCGCGATCCCGGATGGTGATGCTCCGCTGGTTTCCGTATTGCGCTCAGCCGAGTTCCTGGGCGAGTCCGATGAGAAGCCCTCCGGGCCCGCGGATGTAGCAGAGCCGATAAGCGTCTTCATACTGGACCACTTCGCCTACGAGCTGGGCGCCGCGCTTGCGGAGCCTTTCAAGCGTCTCGTCGATGTCGTCCACGGCGAACATGACGCGCAGGTAGCCGAGAGCGTTGACCGGGGCGTTGCGGTGATCCGCGACGGCAGGCGGCGCGAGGAAGCGGGACAGCTCGAGCCGGCCGTGACCGTCCGGCGTGCGCATCATGGCAATCTCGACGCGCTGATCGCCCA is a genomic window containing:
- a CDS encoding DUF2252 domain-containing protein, with product MTITDLRTHVDQTLSRLASPDSARSLSESFVAPRSSVAERLEQGRQLRKKVARADHAAFEPRGDWADPVDILERQNRTRVQKLVPVRYARMLASPFAYLRGSAAVMAADLASTPASGLAVAACGDMHVSNFGVFASAERNLVFAINDFDEVHPGPWEWDLKRLAASAAVAVRFRGGDKPAAERAARATVCSYRRRMRRYAGMGHLQVWYARIDERAVLDVLTPRAGKVARQVMDKARQKNHVAVLEKLTEQVDGEPRIIEDVPLIVRETHTDAGTPARVALDRVLRSYAASLGLDRRVLLARYRIVDVVRKVVGVGSVGTACWVVMLQGVDGDDPLFLQVKEAQASVLAPYVVHDFPFANQGQRVVVGQRLTQGSPDIFLGWGEADGKDLYVRQLADMKGGIKFTEGDDRDLDGFVEYCGLCGWALALAHAKSGDPAMIAGYCGRGAALDEAIGKFAMAYLKQTERDHDALAAARRSGRIRVASEHIAG
- a CDS encoding LLM class flavin-dependent oxidoreductase; its protein translation is MPKLGYLLPTRERVMENQPETGSLLALAERAEALGFDSIWVGDSVTARPRHDPLTLLAAVAARTRRAELGTAVLLPALRNPVLLAHQVATLDRIAEGRLILGIGIAADMPAIRREFEATGVPFDKRVGRMNEAMRLCRALWSGKPIDWEGLWTVKQGTVGPTPHRPGGPPIWFGGGLPAGRQRTGRLYDGWFPNLPTPEEYPVQMEEVRAAARAAGRDPKAITAAMYLTLAIDDDAARADARINSYLEHYYNVPAAGMRARQRAFAGPAAKAAAWIESYANAGVGHVMLRFAGDHERHLEVASRIRRDLGW
- a CDS encoding VOC family protein, whose product is MALKRMDNVGIVVDDLGGTIDFFRELGLELEGRTTIEGQWAGRVTGLGDQRVEIAMMRTPDGHGRLELSRFLAPPAVADHRNAPVNALGYLRVMFAVDDIDETLERLRKRGAQLVGEVVQYEDAYRLCYIRGPGGLLIGLAQELG
- a CDS encoding autotransporter domain-containing protein, encoding MSRASVVAFAFAVLVVAPAASGQTFVSQGPAPSAGPAGTVQSGDGPDGQTGSVSGAVQAIVASPTDPSTLYIGAVNGGVWATHDGGASWTPLGDNQRSLSIASLAMDPGNPNVLVAGTGLTSNGAFADPSNLANRGGARIGLLLSTNGGASWSEAGGAVLAGKSIVGVAVRGSTILAAAAEPNAASAAGGLFISDNGGGSFQPVTLGSGGGTVAVTALAADPGNRNVFYAAVNSTVTADRGVYFSSNTGASWTKGLDLAPGQIARLAAGPDGSVVAAVYAPADVTRPDSNNRLVALMLSKAGGAAGTWVNLGAPNVNPGGQASTDLAVAIDRSNPNIVYVAGDAKEGGNPTLAAYRVTLNADGTTTTVPMTDSFTSNTTVHADVRNFAFDANGRLIMVGDGGVYALSDPSGPNGVWTGLNSTLAIREAYAVAYDAISKRLVVASQDTGVAFQNAPNSAQYEAIGQGDGLNAVVNDKTLRGQGESAIYTSSQGLDPLQRRIVDAQGRTVANTTLEVQGYASDDFTDESEERPAEKSLPFSSKIVLNRIDPSMIAFGTNYVYTAVDPNASADTLHLANLGPKIGPVTALAYGTQDNVNALLAGSAGGLFLSATAAPGSLHHLTSYGGGAPTSLVFDPRTMARFYAADTAAVWGTTDTGGSFNDIGPSTLSRPTALEFISSNGVNALLAGGFGNGAQGPLAVADSDGTGALSPWRAFGFGLPNTIANQLVYNPDADVLAVSLWGRGAWLLYDVTAYFPSALVLRFGLADNDSTPPDSILTNGDYASRNLEKVGTGTLTIDGTTSYTGTTGVLGGRLIANGNLTSSSALFVDAAGTLGGTGIVPTTTVSGVLAPGNPAGNPAGNPTGNLTVNGNLTFNPGSAYQVAIAGTTVAARANVTGAAVLGGTAEASFSGAGLARSYTILSAAGGLDGGFQGLASFGLPGFFDTSLGYSATDVTLNLQSAMAATPGLGGDQIAVARVLDSAFNAGPGWDAMPALFGLSTGQLPAALSMLSGDNASVGQSMEIAAGGQFVTLLANRAGAVTGRAGQATAGRAQSLAAAPCGVSFCELPREWSVWAAGFGGGQWLNADPLAGSSAAQQSIGGGGVGIDYRIDADTVLGVGAGASDSTYWASATGATGRATGAHFGLYGQHDWRGFYLAAAIAYSHFDGNATRPIAGIGATETARSSATSNELGGRLEIGRPFEVATFEDGRFGITPLAALQPTQLWTSGTRETSVTLSGAPGVFALDYQPAATTSLPLFLGAQFDLQSALDGKPLKAWLRTSWVHEFMTGRGVTAGFTALPGTSFIVDGARAASDAARLDLGLTYAIGDRTSLFASASAELSGRGQGIAGTAGLKFSW
- a CDS encoding adenylate/guanylate cyclase domain-containing protein, with translation MVAQLDEKLLDERLAALEAVRPWSPRLVSKLESHLRGAPDEALFRINPLTFARERNLSETETIDLFLHATAQRLVEMNWLLVCPLCSCVVESFRELKGVHSHYHCNVCQADFTSRLDEFVAVTFTVLPSVRPIKFHRPEELSPRDYFLEYGAISDGRLPDGTPFVKAQEAVARAASHLPPGETTLMSIDASEGTVIGVSHEGGAALLYAIEGAPATGPQRFDIEFGEPVRQYATAKVAPGAMTFAVTNTTRARGTFVLAVLPPGFVPGQPLQFVPFLTGKRLLTTQTFRDLFRSEVIRASEGLGVTDITLLFTDLKGSTALYDRIGDLNAFALVHQHFERLQAVTVRHRGAIIKTIGDAVMAAFLGPADAVRAALEMRSEIAAFNRDRPDREIVLKIGIHKGPAIVVTLNDRLDYFGQTVNVAARVQALADADEIFVSEDVFEADDVRPILAEWPAERQLAKLRGIRDGLNVYRIPDARAAPKAA